Proteins encoded by one window of Gambusia affinis linkage group LG17, SWU_Gaff_1.0, whole genome shotgun sequence:
- the polm gene encoding DNA-directed DNA/RNA polymerase mu isoform X2: protein MVPLKRRKVANSGTLNAGTHNSAATQPTKFPQVVLFLLERKMGASRRAFLSQLGRRKGFQVEELFSENVTHVICESNTAQEARMWLEAQGAGQTGRHLLDVSWYTESMRDGHPVEILDRHKLQEFAVNDSEVTPFSVPSYACQRRSTLENHNAVLTDALSLLAEKAELSDEDGRGVAFRRAAAVLKALPSAVTKMSQLTGLPCLGEHSLRVIKDILENGASSEVESTKESERFKALKVLTGIFGVGSKTADRWIREGIHNLQQLRDSGQTLNRAQQAGLEHYDDIKQPVSLAEAEAIRGIVGKAVASVSSEAQIVLTGGFRRGKLTGHDVDFLITHPEEGSEVGLMPKLVSWLESRGLLLYQKTTRNSYLECSEGPGRPPSNIDRFERCLSIFKLSAGQTGSGVQSEETAASPSATERQWRAVRVDLVVSPISQFAFALLGWTGSKLFERELRRWAGHEKGMSLSSHALYDSKQGRYIRASSEEEIFAHLGLEFIPPMERNA from the exons atggtgCCTTTAAAGCGGAGGAAAGTCGCCAACTCGGGCACTCTGAATGCTGGGACACACAACAGCGCAGCAACACAACCAACTAAGTTCCCTCAGGTTGTTTTATTCTTGTTGGAAAGGAAAATGGGAGCCAGTCGAAGGGCTTTTCTCTCTCAACTCGGACGGAGGAAAGGATTTCAGGTGGAGGAACTATTTAG TGAAAACGTGACCCACGTTATCTGTGAGAGCAACACTGCTCAGGAGGCCCGGATGTGGCTGGAGGCGCAGGGAGCAGGGCAGACAgggcgccacctgctggacgTCAGCTGGTACACCGAGAGCATGCGTGACGGACACCCAGTGGAGATACTGGACAGACATAAACTACAG GAGTTTGCAGTGAATGACTCTGAGGTTACTCCCTTCTCCGTTCCCAGCTACGCCTGTCAGAGGAGGAGCACCCTGGAAAACCACAACGCTGTCCTGACC GACGCTCTGTCGCTCCTGGCTGAAAAGGCAGAGCTGAGCGACGAGGACGGCCGAGGCGTGGCGTTCCGCAGGGCGGCCGCCGTGTTGAAGGCGCTTCCCTCCGCCGTCACTAAGATGTCCCAACTCACAGGCCTGCCCTGCCTGGGAGAACACTCACTCAGAGTCATCAAA GACATTTTGGAGAACGGAGCATCAAGTGAAGTTGAATCCACTAAGGAGTCTGAGCGGTTTAAAGCATTAAAG GTGTTGACGGGTATTTTTGGCGTCGGGTCAAAGACAGCGGACCGATGGATCCGAGAGGGGATCCACAACCTGCAGCAACTGAGAGATTCAGGGCAAACGCTCAACCGTGCTCAACAAGCAG GTCTGGAGCACTACGACGACATCAAGCAGCCGGTCAGCCTGGCGGAGGCTGAAGCCATCAGGGGGATTGTGGGAAAAGCCGTCGCCTCCGTCTCATCAGAGGCTCAGATCGTTCTCACAGGAGGATTCAGAAG ggggAAGCTAACGGGTCACGATGTTGACTTCCTGATTACTCACCCCGAGGAGGGCAGTGAGGTGGGACTGATGCCCAAACTGGTGTCCTGGCTGGAGTCACGG GGTCTGCTGTTGTACCAGAAGACCACCAGGAACTCCTACTTGGAGTGTAGTGAGGGTCCAGGCCGGCCGCCCTCCAACATCGATCGTTTCGAGAGATGCTTGTCCATCTTCAAGCTGTCGGCAGGACAAACGGGAAGCGGTGTCCAGTCAGAGGAAACCGCAGCGTCTCCATCGGCCACAGAGAGACAGTGGAGAGCGGTCAGAGTGGACCTGGTGGTCTCCCCCATCAGCCAGTTTGCTTTCGCTCTGCTGGGCTGGACCGGATCCAAG CTGTTTGAGAGGGAGCTGCGGCGGTGGGCGGGGCACGAGAAGGGCATGTCTCTGAGCAGCCACGCCCTGTACGACAGCAAACAG GGTCGATATATAAGAGCTTCTTCAGAGGAGGAGATATTTGCTCACCTTGGTCTGGAGTTCATTCCTCCAATGGAAAGAAACGCCTGA
- the polm gene encoding DNA-directed DNA/RNA polymerase mu isoform X1 — MVPLKRRKVANSGTLNAGTHNSAATQPTKFPQVVLFLLERKMGASRRAFLSQLGRRKGFQVEELFSENVTHVICESNTAQEARMWLEAQGAGQTGRHLLDVSWYTESMRDGHPVEILDRHKLQEFAVNDSEVTPFSVPSYACQRRSTLENHNAVLTDALSLLAEKAELSDEDGRGVAFRRAAAVLKALPSAVTKMSQLTGLPCLGEHSLRVIKDILENGASSEVESTKESERFKALKVLTGIFGVGSKTADRWIREGIHNLQQLRDSGQTLNRAQQAGLEHYDDIKQPVSLAEAEAIRGIVGKAVASVSSEAQIVLTGGFRRGKLTGHDVDFLITHPEEGSEVGLMPKLVSWLESRVSLHLVCCCTRRPPGTPTWSVVRVQAGRPPTSIVSRDACPSSSCRQDKREAVSSQRKPQRLHRPQRDSGERSEWTWWSPPSASLLSLCWAGPDPSCLRGSCGGGRGTRRACL; from the exons atggtgCCTTTAAAGCGGAGGAAAGTCGCCAACTCGGGCACTCTGAATGCTGGGACACACAACAGCGCAGCAACACAACCAACTAAGTTCCCTCAGGTTGTTTTATTCTTGTTGGAAAGGAAAATGGGAGCCAGTCGAAGGGCTTTTCTCTCTCAACTCGGACGGAGGAAAGGATTTCAGGTGGAGGAACTATTTAG TGAAAACGTGACCCACGTTATCTGTGAGAGCAACACTGCTCAGGAGGCCCGGATGTGGCTGGAGGCGCAGGGAGCAGGGCAGACAgggcgccacctgctggacgTCAGCTGGTACACCGAGAGCATGCGTGACGGACACCCAGTGGAGATACTGGACAGACATAAACTACAG GAGTTTGCAGTGAATGACTCTGAGGTTACTCCCTTCTCCGTTCCCAGCTACGCCTGTCAGAGGAGGAGCACCCTGGAAAACCACAACGCTGTCCTGACC GACGCTCTGTCGCTCCTGGCTGAAAAGGCAGAGCTGAGCGACGAGGACGGCCGAGGCGTGGCGTTCCGCAGGGCGGCCGCCGTGTTGAAGGCGCTTCCCTCCGCCGTCACTAAGATGTCCCAACTCACAGGCCTGCCCTGCCTGGGAGAACACTCACTCAGAGTCATCAAA GACATTTTGGAGAACGGAGCATCAAGTGAAGTTGAATCCACTAAGGAGTCTGAGCGGTTTAAAGCATTAAAG GTGTTGACGGGTATTTTTGGCGTCGGGTCAAAGACAGCGGACCGATGGATCCGAGAGGGGATCCACAACCTGCAGCAACTGAGAGATTCAGGGCAAACGCTCAACCGTGCTCAACAAGCAG GTCTGGAGCACTACGACGACATCAAGCAGCCGGTCAGCCTGGCGGAGGCTGAAGCCATCAGGGGGATTGTGGGAAAAGCCGTCGCCTCCGTCTCATCAGAGGCTCAGATCGTTCTCACAGGAGGATTCAGAAG ggggAAGCTAACGGGTCACGATGTTGACTTCCTGATTACTCACCCCGAGGAGGGCAGTGAGGTGGGACTGATGCCCAAACTGGTGTCCTGGCTGGAGTCACGGGTATCACTTCATCT GGTCTGCTGTTGTACCAGAAGACCACCAGGAACTCCTACTTGGAGTGTAGTGAGGGTCCAGGCCGGCCGCCCTCCAACATCGATCGTTTCGAGAGATGCTTGTCCATCTTCAAGCTGTCGGCAGGACAAACGGGAAGCGGTGTCCAGTCAGAGGAAACCGCAGCGTCTCCATCGGCCACAGAGAGACAGTGGAGAGCGGTCAGAGTGGACCTGGTGGTCTCCCCCATCAGCCAGTTTGCTTTCGCTCTGCTGGGCTGGACCGGATCCAAG CTGTTTGAGAGGGAGCTGCGGCGGTGGGCGGGGCACGAGAAGGGCATGTCTCTGA
- the ved gene encoding ventrally expressed dharma/bozozok antagonist, translated as MKGHFSIEWLAQSSKPAGPTSGPVGPTSGPPAWGTHSESLPGFYCKPKPEKIPEPEPEQQQQQQQHVDTISQEAPRVRTSPGNQGSEAGFSSGTEEETSGYESEGGQPHSPSAHADSASCTSPPSPPVGRRPRTAFTAEQISSLEGAFKRNAYLGTQDKAELCKKLNLSDKQIRNWFQNRRMKLKRTVQDALAHACQANVGSHFLHYPELQAYRPGPYPRYHPAAAAASVVVPDPDAPATYVHPHGLQYSSPLSSTSALPLDSFYEYSSLPGVMLPAAAASHLRGTYPPYPQYY; from the exons ATGAAGGGCCATTTCTCCATCGAGTGGCTGGCCCAGAGCAGCAAGCCGGCGGGGCCAACATCCGGGCCGGTGGGGCCAACATCCGGGCCGCCAGCTTGGGGGACGCATTCGGAGAGTCTGCCGGGTTTTTACTGCAAACCAAAACCTGAGAAgattccagaaccagaaccagagcagcagcagcagcagcagcagcacgtCGACACCATCAGTCAGGAAGCTCCTCGGGTCCGAACGTCTCCCGGGAATCAGG GAAGTGAGGCCGGTTTCAGCAGCGGCACCGAGGAGGAGACCTCCGGCTACGAGAGCGAAGGCGGTCAGCCTCATTCCCCCTCTGCCCACGCCGACAGCGCCTCCTGCACGTCTCCACCGTCGCCGCCGGTGGGCAGGAGGCCCCGCACGGCCTTCACAGCGGAGCAGATCAGCAGCCTGGAGGGGGCCTTCAAGAGGAACGCGTACCTGGGAACCCAGGACAAGGCGGAGCTCTGCAAGAAGCTCAACCTCTCTGACAAGCAG ATCAGGAACTGGTTCCAGAACAGGCGGATGAAGCTGAAGAGGACGGTGCAGGACGCGCTGGCCCACGCCTGCCAGGCCAACGTTGGGTCTCACTTCCTGCATTACCCCGAGCTGCAGGCCTACAGGCCCGGCCCGTACCCCAGGTACCACccggccgccgccgccgcctccgTGGTGGTGCCGGACCCCGACGCCCCTGCGACCTACGTTCACCCTCACGGCCTTCAGTACAGCTCGCCTCTGTCCAGCACCTCCGCTCTGCCCCTGGACTCCTTCTACGAGTACAGCAGCCTCCCAGGAGTCATGCTgcccgccgccgccgcctctcACCTCAGAGGAACCTACCCACCGTACCCCCAGTACTACTGA
- the purbb gene encoding transcriptional activator protein Pur-beta, which translates to MVELKMADGDSGSERGGSSGGGGGFQHFQRDQETQELASKRLDIQNKRFYLDVKQNSKGRFIKIAEVGAGGSKSRLTLSLSVAAEFRDYLGDFIEHYAQLGPSTPEQIAQATAGEDGGPRRALKSEFLVRENRKYYLDLKENQRGRFLRIRQTVNRGPGFGVGGPVGGMLAGQTIALPAQGLIEFRDALAKLIDDYGGDDEELTGGTAAGGYSELPEGTSIMVDSKRFFFDVGSNKYGVFLRVSEVKPSYRNSITIPFKAWGKFGGAFCRYAEEMKEIQERQRDKMYERREESEGDDVDDD; encoded by the coding sequence ATGGTGGAGCTGAAGATGGCGGATGGTGACAGTGGGAGTGAGCGCGGTGGAAGTAGCGGAGGAGGAGGCGGCTTCCAGCACTTTCAGCGGGACCAGGAGACCCAGGAGCTGGCGTCTAAGCGCCTCGACATTCAGAACAAGCGCTTCTATTTGGATGTCAAACAGAACAGTAAAGGCAGGTTCATTAAAATCGCCGAGGTAGGGGCCGGGGGCTCCAAAAGTCGCTTGACCCTCTCGCTGTCAGTTGCGGCGGAGTTCCGTGACTACCTCGGGGATTTCATCGAGCACTACGCCCAGCTGGGGCCTAGCACTCCGGAGCAAATAGCTCAGGCCACCGCGGGTGAAGATGGTGGGCCGAGGCGAGCTCTAAAAAGCGAGTTTCTTGTCCGGGAAAACCGCAAGTACTACCTGGACTTGAAGGAGAACCAGCGGGGTAGGTTCCTGCGGATCCGGCAGACCGTGAACCGCGGACCTGGCTTTGGGGTCGGGGGGCCCGTGGGTGGCATGCTGGCCGGCCAGACCATTGCCCTTCCGGCGCAAGGGCTAATAGAGTTCAGAGACGCCCTGGCTAAGCTCATTGATGATTACGGGGGAGACGACGAGGAGCTGACGGGGGGCACGGCCGCGGGGGGCTACAGCGAGCTCCCGGAGGGCACCTCCATCATGGTGGACTCTAAGCGGTTCTTTTTCGACGTCGGCTCCAACAAATACGGAGTGTTCCTGCGCGTGAGCGAGGTGAAGCCCAGCTACAGGAACTCTATCACCATCCCGTTCAAAGCCTGGGGCAAGTTCGGAGGAGCCTTCTGCAGGTACGCCGAGGAGATGAAGGAGATCCAGGAGCGGCAGAGGGACAAGATGTACGAGAGGAGAGAGGAGTCCGAGGGGGACGACGTGGATGACGACTGA